The Pyrenophora tritici-repentis strain M4 chromosome 8, whole genome shotgun sequence genome contains a region encoding:
- a CDS encoding APH domain containing protein — translation MKGGTYNRVVGVTISSKLPKYTLAWLKSCLSARRKNATIDSTSYIIRIPRTEATGDDSIGSLADDMKQGVAILNTVKSCLSLPTPEVVSYDLTTDNVFGRPYMVQKRLPGKNLQFELWNRLNLEQKKSVVKQVANLPSIIASIQGPAGDISSDNLSCAPNLPILIDKFHKLAYSNQPTPGRATTGKPLKFLLECINHWRAYQTAKQGFCFEDVWDAFEIIAKSLEKHGILDGPCVLVHRDLEPYNLLAEIRSDTEVNITAVIDWDFAVIAPEFMAYPAPFWSWLPDNITEQAAGDEEVFCLSVKPNNRDAQVIKQTFDANTSEKHKMYAFSMEAILARRMFVILHDGIFGPWPMSEATSIIVHYRELHPEDGIEYDNVSEYEVEKARMAIAQYRAGYED, via the coding sequence AAGAACGCCACCATCGATTCCACATCGTACATTATACGAATACCTCGAACGGAGGCCACAGGAGATGACTCAATTGGCAGCCTGGCCGATGATATGAAACAAGGGGTAGCGATATTGAACACTGTCAAATCCTGCCTGTCGCTACCGACACCTGAAGTTGTGAGCTACGATCTTACTACTGACAACGTGTTCGGACGACCATACATGGTGCAGAAGCGTCTCCCGGGAAAGAACCTACAATTCGAGCTCTGGAATCGGCTGAATCTCGAGCAGAAGAAGTCCGTGGTTAAGCAAGTTGCGAATCTCCCTTCCATCATCGCTTCGATTCAAGGGCCGGCAGGAGACATCTCATCCGATAACTTGTCGTGCGCGCCAAATCTACCGATTCTCATTGACAAGTTCCATAAGCTCGCTTACAGCAATCAGCCTACACCTGGACGAGCAACCACTGGTAAGCCCCTTAAGTTTCTACTGGAGTGCATCAACCATTGGCGCGCATATCAGACGGCTAAACAGGGCTTCTGTTTTGAAGACGTGTGGGACGCTTTCGAGATTATAGCTAAATCTCTAGAGAAGCATGGCATCCTTGATGGACCTTGTGTGCTCGTGCACCGCGATCTAGAGCCTTACAACCTACTGGCTGAGATCCGTAGTGATACCGAGGTCAACATAACAGCTGTCATCGACTGGGACTTTGCTGTCATCGCTCCCGAATTTATGGCATATCCTGCGCCATTTTGGTCGTGGTTGCCAGACAACATAACAGAGCAGGCCGCTGGCGATGAAGAAGTCTTCTGCCTTAGTGTGAAGCCAAACAACAGGGACGCGCAAGTGATCAAGCAGACCTTTGACGCCAATACTTCCGAGAAGCATAAGATGTACGCCTTCTCTATGGAAGCAATCCTCGCCCGGCGTATGTTTGTTATCCTGCACGATGGCATTTTTGGGCCCTGGCCGATGAGCGAGGCGACAAGCATCATTGTACACTATCGCGAGCTGCACCCTGAAGATGGTATCGAATACGACAATGTATCAGAATATGAAGTTGAGAAGGCACGGATGGCTATTGCTCAGTACAGAGCTGGTTATGAGGATTAA
- a CDS encoding aminoglycoside phosphotransferase, which translates to MPPVSTSNAAATTDSRSGNAESVSSAGKGLYSEYFCDDNIFDEHGDFRYGGEKALTLKLQVLQLIADKFPGVETEREPTLEMIGQGSFNVVVGVTLHPPKSRNDCNMSVGNKLTKLFTREPLRTFALRLPLDSSGKLDGSTDNNVTRDIVTLQVISSHLSIPVPQVIKYDPRTDNAVGRPFALQTRLAGESLQTLWERLNMPQKLSAMEQVTKMTEKIARCTSPVAGYISESNRDLRSSAIHVDQFNVPTKAEAERRPQFAQPVTRPAPKQTPHEFLIDQCNRWIAYEATFAHDHHSRVLWGKLKKLINALEERKWLGDRFHLAHGDLFPRNILAEITGPSTVKITGIVDWDMASFAPKFVALRAPFWGWMYDEQNEDGAYGDSYREPGQLMKKAFRAAASKEYTEFGLSVESAVGRKLFTVLRYGLIRYGQRELALQLLQQWHMLHPSDHVQTFHLY; encoded by the coding sequence ATGCCACCTGTCTCGACTAGCAATGCTGCAGCCACAACTGATTCGCGTTCTGGTAACGCCGAATCGGTCTCGTCTGCGGGGAAGGGTTTGTACAGTGAGTATTTCTGCGACGACAATATTTTCGATGAACATGGCGACTTCCGGTATGGAGGCGAGAAGGCTTTGACGCTGAAGCTGCAGGTCTTGCAGCTCATTGCTGACAAGTTCCCAGGTGTCGAGACCGAGCGAGAACCTACACTCGAGATGATTGGCCAGGGTTCATTCAACGTTGTTGTTGGTGTCACTCTCCACCCCCCCAAGTCGCGCAATGATTGTAATATGAGCGTTGGCAACAAGCTGACGAAGCTTTTCACCCGTGAGCCGCTGCGGACCTTCGCACTACGGTTGCCTCTAGACAGCAGTGGAAAGTTGGATGGTTCTACAGACAACAACGTCACTCGTGATATCGTCACACTGCAGGTCATCAGCTCACATCTTTCCATTCCAGTGCCGCAGGTTATCAAGTATGACCCAAGGACAGACAACGCGGTAGGTAGGCCGTTCGCTTTGCAGACTCGTCTAGCAGGCGAAAGCCTCCAAACTCTTTGGGAGAGGCTGAACATGCCGCAGAAGTTGTCAGCCATGGAGCAGGTTACCAAGATGACTGAGAAGATTGCACGCTGCACGTCGCCAGTCGCTGGTTACATTTCAGAGAGCAACCGAGATCTTCGTAGCTCTGCCATTCATGTTGATCAGTTCAACGTTCCGACAAAGGCAGAGGCTGAGCGGCGTCCGCAGTTTGCCCAACCTGTGACCCGGCCTGCGCCAAAGCAGACGCCACATGAGTTTCTCATTGATCAATGCAACCGCTGGATTGCATACGAGGCGACTTTTGCGCACGACCATCATAGCCGTGTTTTGTGGGGGAAGCTGAAGAAACTGATTAACGCGCTCGAGGAACGTAAATGGCTTGGAGATCGGTTCCATCTTGCCCACGGAGACCTGTTTCCCCGCAATATCCTTGCCGAGATCACAGGTCCCTCTACTGTGAAGATCACTGGCATTGTGGACTGGGATATGGCTTCCTTCGCCCCGAAGTTTGTTGCTCTCCGCGCACCTTTTTGGGGTTGGATGTATGATGAACAGAATGAGGATGGTGCCTATGGCGATTCATATCGAGAACCGGGTCAGCTGATGAAGAAGGCGTTCCGCGCTGCCGCTTCGAAAGAATACACCGAGTTTGGTCTTTCTGTGGAGTCAGCAGTGGGCCGCAAGCTTTTCACTGTCTTGCGATACGGTCTGATTCGTTATGGTCAGCGTGAGTTGGCACTTCAGTtgctgcaacagtggcacATGCTCCACCCAAGCGACCACGTTCAGACATTCCACCTCTACTAG
- a CDS encoding CypX, Cytochrome P450: MELPKAIAAVLLLGSAYFFKKFLWKVRTSSVATLPGPWYSHYTDLVLRYHTLRARRIFYVHELHRRYGGVVRIAPNQVAVADVAGVSQIHRIGSGFVKSAWYENFVSLTVAGIFAMRDPVMHGTRRKLFSRALSNSSLKTNWEPEVRRKVNLAVQKIKQDALGSQKGADIFKWWTLMATDVVTHLSFGESFNMIEQGKVLLPVPFVSTIILTVRKQTPYIDALQKVTLDGLLRNEIPILRALLRCIPLKQLQDVFNAQDTVFTQSMVAVRNMRNGSGSSMNLFGQIIACAEDKEKDSLTEEDVKVEAGSFIIAGSDTTAVTMTYLTWAVLKQPDLRARLEDEIAQLSDELTMAELEGASVLNSIIDETLRLYCAAPGALPRVVPKGGMAVSGYHIASGVEVSTQAYTNHRDPAVFPDPLQ; encoded by the exons ATGGAGCTTCCAAAAGCCATAGCAGCTGTTTTACTCCTTGGATCAGCGTACTTCTTCAAG AAGTTCCTATGGAAAGTGCGAACATCATCAGTAGCTACACTACCAGGTCCCTGGTATTCGCATTACACCGACCTTGTCCTTCGTTATCACACGCTCAGAGCTAGACGAATCTTCTACGTACATGAACTCCATCGCCGATATGGAGGAGTTGTACGTATCGCGCCAAACCAAGTTGCCGTTGCAGATGTTGCAGGTGTGTCCCAGATACACAGGATTGGGTCTGGCTTCGTGAAGTCAGCATGGTACGAGAACTTTGTGTCACTTACGGTAGCCGGCATTTTTGCTATGCGTGACCCGGTCATGCACGGTACCCGGAGAAAGTTGTTCTCGCGGGCATTGAGCAATTCGAGCCTTAAAACCAACTGGGAACCTGAGGTCAGGCGAAAGGTCAACCTAGCCGTGCAAAAGATCAAGCAAGACGCTTTAGGTTCACAAAAAGGGGCCGACATCTTCAAGTGGTGGACACTCATGGCAACAGATGTTGTTACACATCTCAGCTTTGGAGAAAGTTTCAACATGATTGAACAAGGAAAGGTACTTCTCCCTGTCCCATTTGTCTCGACCATTATTCTGACGGTGCGAAAGCAAACGCCATATATCGACGCACTCCAGAAAGTAACACTCGATGGATTGTTGCGAAATGAGATTCCCATTCTACGCGCCCTCCTTCGCTGCATACCCCTAAAACAATTGCAAGACGTGTTTAATGCGCAAGACACAGTCTTCACGCAGAGCATGGTGGCTGTTCGGAATATGCGCAATGGCAGTGGAAGCTCCATGAATCTCTTTGGACAGATCATTGCTTGTGCTGaagataaagagaaagatTCTCTCACGGAGGAAGATGTCAAGGTCGAAGCTGGAAGCTTCATCATCGCAGGATCGGACACTACTGCTGTCACAATGACCTACCTGACTTGGGCAGTTCTCAAGCAGCCTGATCTGCGAGCCCGACTCGAAGACGAGATTGCCCAGTTAAGCGATGAACTTACCATGGCAGAACTCGAGGGCGCATCCGTGTTGAACAGCATCATCGACGAGACACTGAGGCTCTACTGTGCTGCACCTGGCGCCTTGCCTCGAGTTGTTCCGAAGGGAGGTATGGCCGTCAGTGGCTATCATATCGCCAGTGGCGTGGAAGTCAGCACTCAAGCGTACACAAATCATCGCGATCCTGCAGTATTCCCTGATCCGCTACAGTAA
- a CDS encoding Pirin-related protein: MYTFSFIFILINAIAFAGYHNEYMLSKLGQSLKHLTSLANFTKVSYNTTADMSTMFRGLPVIPDETFTTDAPRKIAKSFLAVEQSEGAGAKVRRSVGTPKLRNFSPFLMLDHFAIPPGAGFPDHPHRGQETITYLLSGAVDHEDFAGNKGTIEQGDLQFMTAGRGIVHAEMPRQNEDGAPNVGMQLWVDLPKELKSCEPRYRDLRAKEIPEATTDDGKVHVKVISGQAYGIESLKELAYTPVWLLDFTVKPGGKVKQPLPRGWNAFAYLLNGTTIFSSDGVSRPVEQYHNVVFESNGDSIEASVPEDAEKESRFILVAGLPLDQPIVQYGPFVVTSRDEVMQAMMDYQTHSNGFERANNWESEIGKSMVH, translated from the coding sequence ATGTATACGTTTTCGTTCATCTTCATTCTCATCAACGCAATCGCATTTGCTGGCTACCACAACGAGTATATGCTATCGAAACTTGGACAATCACTCAAACACTTGACTTCCCTCGCAAACTTTACGAAAGTATCCTACAACACCACCGCCGATATGTCGACCATGTTTCGCGGCCTGCCCGTTATTCCAGATGAGACCTTTACCACCGACGCGCCGCGCAAGATCGCCAAGTCGTTCCTCGCGGTCGAGCAATCCGAAGGTGCGGGCGCAAAAGTGAGGAGGAGCGTGGGTACGCCCAAGCTGCGCAACTTCTCGCCATTCCTCATGCTCGACCACTTCGCCATCCCTCCCGGCGCTGGCTTCCCAGATCACCCCCACCGCGGTCAAGAAACCATCACGTACCTCCTCTCCGGTGCGGTCGACCACGAAGACTTTGCAGGCAACAAGGGAACAATCGAGCAGGGCGATTTACAATTCATGACGGCTGGTCGCGGCATCGTGCACGCCGAGATGCCGCGCCAAAACGAGGATGGTGCGCCCAACGTTGGCATGCAACTCTGGGTGGACTTGCCCAAGGAGCTCAAGTCATGCGAACCGCGATACCGAGACCTACGCGCCAAGGAGATACCAGAAGCAACAACGGATGACGGCAAGGTGCACGTCAAGGTCATCAGCGGACAGGCATATGGCATCGAGAGTCTAAAGGAGCTGGCATACACACCCGTCTGGCTGCTCGACTTCACGGTCAAGCCCGGCGGCAAGGTCAAGCAGCCGCTTCCCAGAGGCTGGAACGCTTTTGCCTATCTCCTCAATGGCACCACCATCTTCTCCTCAGACGGCGTATCACGACCGGTCGAACAATACCACAATGTCGTCTTTGAGAGCAATGGCGACAGCATCGAAGCGTCGGTACCGGAGGATGCCGAGAAGGAGTCAAGATTCATTTTGGTTGCTGGTCTACCCCTTGACCAGCCCATTGTACAGTATGGACCTTTTGTCGTTACTTCAAGAGACGAGGTTATGCAGGCCATGATGGATTACCAGACCCACTCGAACGGGTTCGAGCGGGCGAACAACTGGGAGAGTGAGATTGGAAAGAGCATGGTACATTGA
- a CDS encoding CorA, Mg2+ and Co2+ transporter: protein MPQTEIALNPMGGGGSNSFARGPDAEAANINRRPAKDGSSTQVPSSDGLRGEEGRQNDNPIGSWLCAEGEYRRYIEALSKSNPGLKSADPNNAKWPLQNGNAHVVFLDSPAIATPKPTKRHAGFTKTEFRNVNDLEKHFHEAKKDENHDRRRIYIMEGLAPDYIAQVGGHFFMDPTFFQRQERTCPWSNDFTPMSDALPQPSLLEPEKAFHLQYCELRTFNKALEPNKYYFCQRTGRHIGMTASRKREKTTVGILRRKVAWWSRKTDNGGWDVVILCDPQLVNLQPTPKPIEDDHTTFTNSPFQDGYVDFLPPVPYHQMASIRPHPHTSVLVDILYYYEQHSELFSYDEWKSPETSAVFLKKIVAAHYLQLVDYIKVMLPSLELRLTTAWVQEQDQWKSLQTTSRRCGNYRDDIEDILLSLGYPLDDQMSCSANKSTVGWKDCEKDFQHAYFRLKILKQRADNLMQSMTGLASIAGNHQNLEEAKRVKRLNLLALFFIPLAYTSSLFSMQDTYAPNQKHFWVYWVSALGVAVFTAAVMWGLDKSLDDEAQWTWDLLQKAKFWGKDRVDPSAGERNNTGLFNQRSH from the exons ATGCCACAGACGGAAATAGCGTTAAATCCGATGGGCGGCGGCGGTAGTAATTCGTTCGCAAGGGGCCCTGACGCCGAGGCTGCGAACATCAACAGAAGACCTGCTAAAGATGGCTCTTCGACACAGGTTCCGAGTTCTGATGGGCTCAGAGGTGAAGAAGGGAGACAAAATGATAACCCCATTGGGTCGTGGCTATGTGCCGAGG GCGAATATCGCAGGTACATCGAAGCGCTAAGCAAATCGAACCCTGGGCTGAAGAGCGCCGATCCAAACAACGCAAAATGGCCGTTACAGAACGGCAACGCTCACGTGGTGTTCCTTGATTCACCGGCTATAGCAACTCCCAAACCCACAAAACGGCATGCTGGGTTCACCAAAACCGAGTTCAGGAATGTAAATGATCTCGAAAAACACTTTCACGAAGCAAAGAAAGATGAGAATCACGACCGCAGACGCATCTACATTATGGAGGGCTTGGCTCCTGACTATATTGCCCAGGTCGGTGGTCACTTCTTCATGGATCCTACTTTCTTTCAAAGACAAGAGCGAACGTGTCCTTGGAGCAATGACTTCACTCCTATGAGTGATGCATTACCACAGCCAAGCTTACTGGAACCCGAGAAAGCGTTTCATTTGCAGTACTGCGAGTTGAGGACGTTCAATAAGGCGCTTGAACCAAACAAATACTACTTCTGCCAGCGGACTGGGCGGCACATTGGAATGACAGCATCACGCAAGAGAGAGAAGACTACTGTTGGTATACTGAGAAGGAAAGTGGCCTGGTGGTCGCGAAAAACTGATAATGGGGGCTGGGATG TCGTCATACTCTGTGATCCTCAGCTTGTGAATCTTCAACCCACGCCTAAGCCCATAGAGGATGATCATACGACATTCACGAACTCTCCTTTCCAAGATGGTTATGTTGATTTTCTGCCGCCTGTTCCATATCATCAAATGGCGAGTATAAGACCACATCCGCATACATCGGTGCTTGTCGATATTCTCTACTACTATGAGCAACACTCGGAGCTATTTTCCTACGACGAATGGAAGTCGCCAGAAACATCTGCAGTATTTCTCAAGAAGATCGTTGCAGCACATTACCTCCAGCTGGTGGACTACATCAAAGTGATGCTGCCTTCATTAGAGCTTCGTCTTACGACTGCCTGGGTGCAAGAACAAGACCAATGGAAGAGTTTGCAGACTACATCTCGTCGCTGCGGTAATTACCGCGACGACATCGAAGACATCTTGCTCAGTCTCGGTTATCCACTCGATGACCAGATGAGCTGTTCTGCGAACAAGAGTACGGTGGGTTGGAAAGACTGCGAGAAGGACTTTCAACACGCCTACTTCCGACTCAAGATCCTCAAACAGCGTGCGGATAATCTCATGCAGTCCATGACCGGTCTAGCATCCATTGCTGGCAACCACCAGAATCTTGAAGAAGCCAAACGCGTGAAGCGACTGAACCTGCTCGCTCTGTTCTTCATCCCACTTGCATATACGAGCAGCTTGTTCAGTATGCAGGATACCTACGCGCCCAACCAGAAGCACTTCTGGGTCTACTGGGTCAGCGCTTTGGGCGTCGCTGTGTTTACGGCTGCGGTGATGTGGGGGCTGGACAAGTCTTTGGACGACGAAGCGCAGTGGACTTGGGATCTACTCCAGAAGGCCAAATTTTGGGGCAAAGATAGAGTCGATCCAAGTGCGGGCGAGAGAAACAATACGGGTCTTTTTAATCAGCGTTCTCATTGA
- a CDS encoding Tymo-45kd-70kd domain containing protein has protein sequence MTPSDKMPLTSDNVVKLDRLTIRYKLTSAAHLLYEPDCLSHFGPYLKHLVIANAYRGNWNQFFQSLEKIHPESLSIVV, from the coding sequence ATGACGCCCTCTGATAAGATGCCTCTCACGTCCGACAACGTAGTCAAACTCGACCGTCTAACCATCCGCTACAAGTTAACCTCCGCCGCCCATCTGCTCTACGAGCCAGATTGCCTCAGCCATTTTGGCCCGTACCTCAAACATCTTGTCATTGCCAACGCGTATCGCGGCAACTGGAACCAGTTCTTCCAATCCCTCGAAAAGATCCACCCCGAGAGCCTTTCCATCGTTGTGTAG